A window of the Streptomyces formicae genome harbors these coding sequences:
- a CDS encoding potassium channel family protein, producing MRVAIAGAGAVGRSIAGELLENGHEVLLIDKAPTAISVERVPQAEWLLADACEITSLDEAALQRCHVVIAATGDDKVNLVVSLLAKTEYGVPRVVARVNNPKNEWLFNESWGVDVAVSTPRLMSALVEEAVSVGDLVRLLRFSHGDANLVELTLPPESALAGTQVGDVAWPEDTSLVTIIRGPRVLTPHGEETLEPGDELLFVAAQAREEQLEDLLSVRRDTPTTG from the coding sequence ATGCGGGTCGCGATTGCAGGGGCCGGCGCGGTGGGGCGTTCCATCGCGGGCGAGTTGCTGGAGAACGGGCACGAGGTGCTCCTGATCGACAAGGCGCCCACCGCCATCTCGGTGGAGCGGGTGCCGCAGGCGGAGTGGCTGCTGGCCGACGCCTGCGAGATCACGTCGCTGGACGAGGCGGCGCTGCAGCGCTGCCACGTGGTGATCGCGGCCACCGGTGACGACAAGGTGAACCTGGTCGTCTCGCTGCTGGCCAAGACCGAGTACGGCGTCCCGCGCGTCGTCGCCCGGGTGAACAACCCCAAGAACGAGTGGCTGTTCAACGAGTCGTGGGGCGTGGACGTCGCCGTGTCCACGCCGCGTCTGATGTCGGCGCTGGTCGAGGAGGCGGTGAGCGTCGGCGACCTGGTCCGGCTGCTGCGCTTCAGCCACGGCGACGCGAACCTGGTCGAGCTGACCCTGCCGCCGGAGTCCGCGCTCGCGGGGACCCAGGTCGGGGACGTGGCCTGGCCGGAGGACACCTCGCTGGTCACGATCATCCGCGGCCCGCGGGTGCTCACCCCGCACGGCGAGGAGACGCTGGAGCCGGGCGACGAGCTGCTGTTCGTGGCGGCCCAGGCACGCGAGGAGCAGCTGGAGGACCTGCTGTCGGTCCGCCGCGACACCCCGACGACCGGCTGA
- a CDS encoding potassium channel family protein, translated as MHIVIMGCGRVGAALAQTLEQQGHTVAVVDQDPTAFRRLGSGFGGRRVTGVGFDQDTLREAGIEDAGAFAAVSSGDNSNIIAARVAREMFGIENVAARIYDPRRAEVYQRLGIPTVATVRWTADQMLRRLLPSGAEPLWRDPSGAVQLAEVHTSPAWIGHKVSKLQDETGVRVAFLTRLGEAVLPTSQTVLQEGDLVHVMMRTDEIEKVEAAFAQGPEEGGH; from the coding sequence GTGCACATCGTCATCATGGGCTGCGGCCGGGTGGGCGCGGCACTCGCGCAGACCCTGGAGCAGCAGGGGCACACGGTCGCGGTCGTCGACCAGGACCCCACGGCCTTCCGTCGGCTGGGCTCCGGTTTCGGGGGGCGCCGTGTCACCGGCGTCGGCTTCGACCAGGACACCCTCCGCGAGGCGGGGATCGAGGACGCCGGGGCCTTCGCCGCGGTCAGCAGCGGTGACAACTCGAACATCATCGCCGCGCGGGTCGCCCGCGAGATGTTCGGGATCGAGAACGTGGCGGCCCGTATCTACGACCCCCGGCGGGCCGAGGTGTACCAGCGACTGGGCATCCCGACCGTGGCCACGGTCCGTTGGACGGCCGACCAGATGCTGCGGCGGCTGCTGCCGTCCGGCGCCGAGCCGCTGTGGCGGGACCCCAGCGGGGCCGTCCAGCTCGCCGAGGTGCACACGTCACCGGCGTGGATCGGGCACAAGGTGAGCAAGCTGCAGGACGAGACGGGCGTACGCGTGGCGTTCCTCACCCGGCTCGGTGAGGCGGTGCTGCCGACGTCGCAGACGGTGCTGCAGGAAGGCGATCTGGTCCACGTGATGATGCGCACGGACGAGATCGAGAAGGTCGAGGCGGCGTTCGCCCAGGGTCCCGAGGAGGGCGGTCACTGA
- a CDS encoding APC family permease, which yields MSKLTDIPKRILIGRALRSDRLGETLLPKRIALPVFASDPLSSVAYAPGEVLLVLSIAGVSAYHFSPWIAVAVVVLMFTVVASYRQNVHAYPSGGGDYEVANTNLGPKAGLTVASALLVDYVLTVAVSISSGVENLGSAIPFVVEHKVLSAIVIIVLLTLMNLRGVKESGKLFAIPTYVFVAGVFVMVAWGAYKGLVLDETMRAPTADFVIKPEQQGLAGFALVFLLLRAFSSGCAALTGVEAISNGVPAFRKPKSKNAATTLLLMGALAVTMFCGIIGLAMASNVRMAENPAHDLLDNGTPVGENYVQDPVISQVAAAVFGEHTFFFVLLAAATALVLFLAANTAYNGFPLLGSILAQDRYLPRQLHTRGDRLAFSNGIVLLAGAAILLVWIYGADSTKLIQLYIVGVFVSFTLSQTGMVRHWNRHLATERDPAKRRHMIRSRAINTFGAFFTGLVLVVVLVTKFTHGAWVALLGMVIFYVTMSAIRRHYDRVAEEIAAPDEPSDDTIRPSRVHSIVLVSKVHRPTLRAVAYAKLMRSDKLEAVSINVDPAETKALKDEWDRRGINVPLKILDSPYREITRPIVEYVKGLRRESPRDAVSVIIPEYVVGHWWEHVLHNQSALRLKGRLLFTPGVMVTSVPYQLQSSEAAKARAKKRQEWNAPGSVRRGPVSERPKEPSAKG from the coding sequence GTGTCCAAACTGACCGACATCCCCAAACGGATCCTGATCGGCCGGGCGCTGCGCAGCGACAGGCTGGGAGAAACCCTCCTGCCCAAGCGCATCGCACTCCCCGTCTTCGCCTCCGACCCGCTGTCCTCGGTGGCGTACGCCCCGGGCGAAGTCCTGCTGGTCCTGTCCATCGCGGGAGTGTCGGCGTACCACTTCAGCCCGTGGATCGCCGTGGCCGTCGTGGTGCTGATGTTCACCGTCGTCGCCTCGTACCGGCAGAACGTCCACGCGTACCCGAGCGGCGGCGGCGACTACGAGGTGGCCAACACCAACCTCGGCCCCAAGGCCGGACTCACCGTCGCCAGCGCGCTGCTCGTCGACTACGTCCTCACCGTCGCTGTGTCGATCTCCTCGGGTGTGGAGAACCTCGGCTCCGCCATCCCCTTCGTCGTCGAGCACAAGGTCCTCAGCGCGATCGTCATCATCGTGCTCCTCACGCTCATGAACCTGCGCGGCGTGAAGGAGTCCGGCAAGCTCTTCGCCATCCCCACGTACGTCTTCGTCGCCGGCGTCTTCGTCATGGTCGCGTGGGGCGCCTACAAGGGCCTGGTCCTGGACGAGACCATGAGGGCCCCGACCGCGGACTTCGTGATCAAGCCGGAGCAGCAGGGCCTGGCCGGCTTCGCCCTCGTCTTCCTGCTCCTGCGCGCCTTCTCCTCCGGCTGTGCCGCGCTCACCGGCGTCGAGGCGATCAGCAACGGCGTCCCGGCCTTCCGCAAGCCCAAGAGCAAAAACGCCGCCACCACGCTGCTGCTCATGGGCGCGCTGGCCGTCACCATGTTCTGCGGCATCATCGGCCTCGCCATGGCCTCGAACGTGCGGATGGCCGAGAACCCCGCGCACGACCTGCTCGACAACGGCACCCCGGTCGGCGAGAACTACGTCCAGGACCCGGTGATCTCGCAGGTCGCCGCCGCCGTCTTCGGCGAGCACACGTTCTTCTTCGTCCTCCTCGCCGCGGCCACCGCGCTTGTCCTCTTCCTGGCCGCGAACACCGCGTACAACGGCTTCCCGCTGCTCGGCTCGATCCTCGCGCAGGACCGCTACCTGCCCCGCCAGCTGCACACCCGCGGCGACCGGCTCGCCTTCTCCAACGGCATCGTGCTGCTCGCAGGCGCTGCCATTCTGCTCGTGTGGATCTACGGAGCCGACTCCACCAAGCTGATCCAGCTCTACATCGTCGGCGTCTTCGTCTCCTTCACGCTCAGCCAGACCGGCATGGTCCGGCACTGGAACCGCCACCTCGCGACCGAGCGCGACCCGGCCAAGCGCCGCCACATGATCCGCTCCCGCGCGATCAACACGTTCGGCGCCTTCTTCACCGGACTGGTGCTGGTCGTCGTCCTGGTCACCAAGTTCACGCACGGCGCCTGGGTCGCGCTGCTCGGCATGGTGATCTTCTACGTGACGATGAGCGCGATCCGCCGGCACTACGACCGGGTCGCGGAGGAGATCGCCGCGCCCGACGAGCCCAGCGACGACACCATCCGCCCCTCGCGGGTCCACTCCATCGTGCTCGTCTCCAAGGTCCACCGGCCGACGCTGCGCGCCGTCGCGTACGCCAAGCTGATGCGCTCCGACAAGCTCGAGGCGGTCAGCATCAACGTGGACCCGGCCGAGACCAAGGCGCTGAAGGACGAGTGGGACCGGCGCGGCATCAACGTTCCGCTGAAGATCCTCGACTCGCCGTACCGCGAGATCACCCGGCCGATCGTCGAGTACGTGAAGGGGCTGCGGCGCGAGAGCCCGCGGGACGCGGTCAGCGTGATCATCCCCGAGTACGTGGTCGGCCACTGGTGGGAGCACGTGCTCCACAACCAGAGCGCCCTGCGCCTCAAGGGCCGGCTGCTGTTCACACCGGGCGTCATGGTCACGTCCGTGCCGTACCAGCTCCAGTCCTCCGAGGCGGCCAAGGCGCGGGCGAAGAAGCGGCAGGAGTGGAACGCTCCGGGCTCGGTGCGGCGCGGCCCCGTCAGCGAGCGCCCCAAGGAGCCCAGCGCCAAGGGCTGA
- a CDS encoding class I SAM-dependent RNA methyltransferase, with protein sequence MQNAPESSLVGEEYEVEVGPVAHGGHCIARTEGGRVLFVRHALPGEKVLARITEGEQDSRYLRADAVRVLEPSKDRVEAPCPYAGPGKCGGCDWQHAKPGAQRRLKGEVVAEQLKRLAGLTPEEAGWDGTVMPAEGDKLPAGEVPAWRTRVQYAVDASGKAGLRRHRSHEVEPVEHCMIAAPGVSELGVEQRTWEGMASIEAIAATGSGDRQVILTPRPGARLPIVELDKPVSVLRVHEKDGSVHRVHGRPFVRECADDRTYRVGMGGFWQVHPKAAQTLVQAVMQGLLPRKGDTALDLYCGVGLFAGAIGQRVGEKGAVLGIESGKRAVEDARHNLQDLPRVRIEQGKVESVLPRTGITEADLVVLDPPRAGAGKQTVAYVSALGARRIAYVACDPAALARDLGYFRENGYRPRTLRAFDLFPMTHHVECVAILEPAQKGL encoded by the coding sequence ATGCAGAACGCACCTGAGTCTTCACTCGTCGGGGAGGAGTACGAGGTCGAGGTCGGCCCCGTCGCACACGGCGGCCACTGCATCGCCCGCACCGAGGGCGGGCGGGTGCTCTTCGTCCGGCACGCCCTGCCCGGCGAGAAGGTCCTCGCCCGGATCACCGAGGGCGAGCAGGACTCCCGCTATCTGCGGGCCGACGCCGTACGCGTACTGGAGCCGTCGAAGGACCGCGTCGAGGCGCCCTGCCCGTACGCCGGACCCGGCAAGTGCGGCGGCTGCGACTGGCAGCACGCCAAGCCGGGCGCCCAGCGCCGCCTCAAGGGCGAGGTCGTCGCGGAGCAGCTGAAGCGACTCGCCGGCCTCACCCCGGAGGAGGCGGGCTGGGACGGCACGGTCATGCCGGCGGAGGGCGACAAGCTGCCCGCGGGTGAGGTGCCGGCCTGGCGCACCCGGGTCCAGTACGCCGTCGACGCTTCCGGCAAGGCGGGGCTGCGCCGCCACCGCTCCCACGAGGTCGAGCCCGTCGAGCACTGCATGATCGCGGCGCCCGGCGTGAGCGAGCTCGGCGTCGAGCAGCGCACCTGGGAGGGCATGGCGTCGATCGAGGCCATCGCCGCCACCGGCTCCGGCGACCGCCAGGTGATCCTCACCCCGCGCCCCGGCGCCCGCCTCCCGATCGTCGAACTCGACAAGCCCGTTTCCGTCCTGCGCGTCCACGAAAAGGACGGCAGCGTCCACCGCGTCCACGGCCGCCCGTTCGTCCGCGAATGCGCCGACGACCGCACCTACCGCGTCGGCATGGGCGGCTTCTGGCAGGTCCACCCGAAGGCCGCCCAGACCCTCGTCCAGGCCGTCATGCAGGGCCTGCTGCCCCGCAAGGGCGACACGGCCCTCGATCTCTACTGCGGCGTCGGCCTGTTCGCGGGCGCCATCGGCCAGCGCGTCGGCGAGAAGGGCGCGGTCCTCGGCATCGAGTCCGGAAAGCGCGCCGTCGAGGACGCCCGCCACAACCTCCAGGACCTCCCGCGCGTCCGCATCGAACAGGGCAAGGTCGAATCCGTCCTCCCCCGCACCGGCATCACCGAGGCCGACCTCGTCGTCCTCGACCCCCCACGCGCCGGCGCCGGCAAGCAGACGGTCGCGTACGTCTCGGCCCTCGGCGCCCGCCGCATCGCGTACGTCGCGTGCGACCCGGCCGCTCTGGCACGGGACTTGGGGTACTTCCGGGAGAACGGGTACAGGCCGCGGACGCTGAGGGCGTTCGACCTGTTTCCGATGACTCATCATGTGGAGTGCGTGGCGATTCTTGAGCCTGCCCAGAAGGGCCTCTGA
- a CDS encoding aldo/keto reductase: protein MQQRTLGRQGLTVSEIGYGAMGTAIGYGPSDDTESITAIRRAHELGVNHFDTAEMYGWGEGEKLLGNALAPIRDEVTIATKFGLTKSFGSNSQPEHIREVVDNSLRNLNVDVIDVLYQHGPDPEVPIEDVVGVMKEYVDAGKVKYLGLSNTDAESIRRAHAVHPISVLQHEYSIFAHDSEQFFPVLEELGIGLVAYSPLARGFLSGAVASREHYPADDFRQMIPWWAPENFDQNLSLVDELTKFAESKCATLSQLALAWLLAKKDYIAPIPGSRNPERVAQNIASADLDLTADDLAQIDALAPDGGIGGRGM from the coding sequence ATGCAGCAGCGCACTCTGGGCCGACAGGGCCTGACCGTCTCCGAGATCGGCTACGGCGCGATGGGCACCGCCATCGGCTACGGCCCCTCGGACGACACCGAGTCGATCACCGCGATCCGCCGCGCCCACGAACTCGGCGTGAACCATTTCGACACCGCGGAGATGTACGGCTGGGGGGAGGGCGAGAAGCTGCTCGGCAACGCCCTCGCGCCGATCCGTGACGAGGTAACGATCGCGACCAAGTTCGGCCTCACCAAGTCCTTCGGCTCCAACTCGCAGCCGGAGCACATCCGGGAGGTCGTCGACAACAGCCTCCGCAACCTGAACGTCGACGTGATCGACGTGCTCTACCAGCACGGCCCCGATCCCGAGGTCCCGATCGAGGACGTGGTGGGCGTGATGAAGGAGTACGTCGACGCCGGCAAGGTCAAGTACCTCGGCCTGTCCAACACCGACGCCGAATCCATCCGCCGCGCCCACGCGGTGCACCCCATCTCGGTCCTCCAGCACGAGTACTCGATCTTCGCCCACGACTCCGAGCAGTTCTTCCCCGTCCTCGAGGAGCTCGGCATCGGACTTGTCGCCTACTCCCCGCTCGCCCGCGGATTCCTCAGCGGCGCCGTCGCCTCCCGCGAGCACTACCCCGCTGACGACTTCCGTCAGATGATTCCCTGGTGGGCCCCGGAGAACTTCGACCAGAACCTCTCCCTCGTCGACGAGCTCACCAAGTTCGCCGAGAGCAAGTGCGCCACACTGTCGCAGCTCGCCCTGGCCTGGCTGCTGGCGAAGAAGGACTACATCGCCCCGATCCCGGGATCGCGCAACCCCGAGCGCGTCGCACAGAACATTGCCTCCGCCGACCTCGACCTGACCGCCGACGACCTCGCACAGATTGACGCGCTCGCCCCCGATGGCGGCATCGGCGGACGAGGCATGTGA
- a CDS encoding TetR family transcriptional regulator, translating to MAPRSSVSDTTSDRIIAAAITEFARYGIAGARVERIAKAARTSKERVYAYFRSKEALYRFVAGRELAAMAEAVPMDPTDLPGYAGRIHDHAVQHPERHRLMMWGQLELPAGEAPADDPVQEAVFQKIEKLRTAQGAGHLDPAWEPEDILVFVSQLAMSWAGQTGLTPAGEERDAFLAARRVAIVAAVQRLFPATSGETHSSDGG from the coding sequence ATGGCTCCCCGTAGTAGCGTCAGCGACACCACCAGCGATCGCATCATTGCGGCGGCCATCACTGAATTCGCCCGCTACGGCATCGCGGGAGCACGCGTGGAGCGGATCGCCAAGGCGGCGCGAACCAGCAAGGAACGCGTGTATGCGTATTTCCGTAGCAAGGAGGCGCTCTACCGGTTCGTTGCCGGACGGGAACTTGCGGCCATGGCCGAGGCCGTCCCGATGGATCCCACCGACCTCCCGGGCTACGCCGGCCGCATCCACGACCATGCCGTCCAGCACCCTGAACGGCACCGGCTGATGATGTGGGGCCAGCTCGAACTCCCGGCCGGAGAAGCTCCCGCCGACGACCCGGTGCAGGAGGCCGTGTTCCAGAAGATCGAAAAGTTGCGCACAGCACAGGGCGCCGGCCATCTTGATCCCGCGTGGGAGCCGGAGGACATCCTGGTGTTCGTCAGCCAGCTGGCCATGTCATGGGCCGGCCAGACCGGCCTCACCCCGGCGGGCGAGGAACGCGACGCCTTCCTCGCGGCCCGCCGGGTGGCCATCGTCGCCGCCGTCCAGCGCCTGTTCCCCGCAACCTCCGGAGAGACACACAGCTCCGATGGCGGCTGA
- a CDS encoding SDR family NAD(P)-dependent oxidoreductase: MPTLAIVGAGPGMGLAIARTFGSRGFDVALIARTKEKLDSLVAQLGQEGITAAAFPADVMDRPSLTAALDAVTVRFGGIDVLEYSPAPHSPVPGFTMAAPSEVTVENLQPQIEYTFYGAVTAARAVLPAMREAGSGALLFTTGGGSIHPVPMLGNVNAAGGALRNWVLNLHNELSGSGVYAAHVAINTWIGEGGPAGIPAATPRRSRPCTGTCTSAATSPRSSSTADTCRHMVRRRAADHPSLPTRRISAPDFGGMPPHMVSDSIELLAAEVAPTIRKETHGR, from the coding sequence GTGCCCACTCTCGCCATCGTCGGCGCCGGCCCCGGCATGGGCCTGGCCATCGCCCGCACCTTCGGCAGCCGCGGCTTCGACGTCGCCCTGATCGCCCGCACCAAGGAGAAGCTGGACAGCCTTGTCGCGCAGCTCGGCCAGGAGGGAATCACGGCCGCCGCGTTCCCCGCCGATGTGATGGACCGCCCCTCCCTCACCGCCGCCCTCGACGCGGTGACGGTCCGCTTCGGTGGCATCGACGTGCTGGAGTACTCCCCGGCGCCGCACTCGCCGGTGCCCGGCTTCACCATGGCCGCCCCGAGCGAGGTCACGGTGGAGAACCTGCAGCCGCAGATCGAGTACACCTTCTACGGCGCCGTCACCGCCGCCCGCGCCGTGCTCCCGGCCATGCGGGAGGCGGGATCCGGGGCGCTGCTGTTCACCACCGGCGGCGGCTCCATCCATCCCGTCCCGATGCTCGGCAACGTCAACGCCGCGGGCGGAGCACTGCGCAACTGGGTGCTCAACCTGCACAACGAACTGTCCGGCAGCGGTGTGTACGCCGCGCACGTGGCGATCAACACCTGGATCGGCGAAGGCGGCCCCGCGGGCATCCCCGCCGCCACCCCGAGGAGATCGCGCCCCTGTACTGGGACCTGTACGAGCGCCGCGACCAGTCCGAGGTCGTCTTCAACGGCTGACACCTGCCGGCACATGGTCCGCCGCCGGGCGGCGGACCACCCTTCCCTCCCTACCCGAAGGATTTCCGCTCCCGACTTCGGCGGCATGCCCCCGCACATGGTCAGCGACTCCATCGAACTCCTGGCCGCCGAAGTCGCCCCCACCATCCGCAAGGAAACGCACGGACGCTGA
- a CDS encoding zinc-binding dehydrogenase, translating into MQDAGALGLAGTAALDSVNAVDPQKDETVLVSGATGGVGALAVQIAAARGAKAIATARPGAEAAFVTDLTDAEVHLVDFTGDLDAQIRTLAPGGVDAVLHLAGDGAQLAGLLRPGGRIASTLGFGPDAVEGQDVTAHSVMAAPNARTLTALAEDAASGVLRVPVTATYPLERAPDAFASFASGALGKLAITCA; encoded by the coding sequence GTGCAGGACGCCGGTGCGCTGGGCCTGGCCGGCACCGCCGCACTGGACAGCGTGAACGCGGTGGACCCGCAGAAGGACGAGACGGTGCTGGTCTCCGGCGCCACCGGCGGCGTCGGTGCGCTGGCCGTGCAGATCGCCGCCGCCCGCGGAGCGAAGGCGATCGCCACCGCCCGTCCCGGCGCGGAGGCGGCCTTCGTCACCGATCTGACCGACGCCGAGGTGCACCTGGTCGACTTCACCGGCGACCTGGATGCCCAGATCCGTACCCTCGCCCCCGGCGGGGTGGACGCGGTGCTGCACCTGGCCGGCGACGGCGCCCAGCTCGCGGGCCTGCTGCGGCCCGGCGGGCGGATCGCCTCCACGCTCGGCTTCGGCCCCGACGCCGTCGAGGGCCAGGACGTCACCGCCCACTCGGTGATGGCCGCCCCGAACGCACGAACCCTCACCGCCCTCGCCGAAGACGCCGCCTCCGGTGTGCTGCGCGTGCCGGTCACCGCCACCTACCCGCTGGAGCGGGCCCCCGACGCGTTCGCCTCCTTCGCATCCGGCGCGCTCGGCAAGCTCGCCATCACCTGCGCCTGA
- a CDS encoding TetR/AcrR family transcriptional regulator, producing the protein MTAPADPAETPGQQPEQGLRADAERNRERILAAARRLYATEGLGVSMASVAREAGVGKATLSRRFASREDLITAVFADRMDAYAEAVAEALADPDPWHGFTRYIEAVCAMQAADRGFADVLTMTFPAAKALEARRAESYNGFLELIARAQAAGHLREDFTSQDLVILLMANAGVVAATGDAAPDSWRRLVGHMLRSYATPGTDLPPLPQAPAPTALYRAMIRLARPAPSTS; encoded by the coding sequence ATGACAGCACCCGCCGACCCCGCCGAAACCCCAGGCCAGCAGCCCGAGCAGGGTCTGCGCGCCGATGCCGAACGCAACCGCGAACGCATCCTGGCCGCGGCCCGCCGCCTGTACGCCACCGAGGGCCTGGGCGTTTCCATGGCCTCCGTCGCCCGCGAGGCCGGGGTCGGCAAGGCGACGCTCTCCCGCCGCTTCGCCAGCCGGGAGGACCTGATCACCGCTGTCTTCGCCGACCGCATGGACGCCTACGCCGAAGCCGTCGCCGAAGCGCTCGCCGACCCCGACCCCTGGCACGGCTTCACCCGCTACATCGAAGCCGTCTGCGCCATGCAGGCCGCCGACCGCGGCTTCGCTGACGTCCTGACCATGACCTTCCCCGCGGCCAAAGCGCTCGAAGCCCGCCGTGCCGAGTCCTACAACGGCTTCCTCGAACTCATCGCCCGCGCCCAGGCCGCCGGACACCTGCGGGAGGACTTCACCTCACAGGACCTCGTCATCCTGCTGATGGCCAACGCCGGCGTGGTCGCCGCCACCGGCGACGCGGCCCCCGACAGCTGGCGCCGTCTGGTCGGCCACATGCTCCGCTCCTATGCCACCCCCGGAACCGACCTCCCGCCCCTGCCCCAGGCCCCGGCCCCCACCGCCCTCTACCGCGCCATGATCCGGCTCGCACGCCCCGCGCCCAGCACATCCTGA
- a CDS encoding AraC family transcriptional regulator, whose translation MLERLNQAMDYIEDHLDEPIDAAELARIAMTSEYHFRRMFSALAGIPLSEYIRRRRLTLSGAEVLAGERTLLDVAVRYGYSSGEAFARAFRAVHGVGPGEARRTGAALHSQPRMSFRLIVEGSSRMRYRVVEKDGFRLVGRGTQVPLVYEGMNPAIVEFVKSIGRETLGRWEEYAAGEPGGVVAAVSNHSADDAEGTELEYFHGVVSDVEVPGAWESLDIEPGTWAVFESSGEFPLAVQYLWRDVYTQWFPSNPFRSRPGPSLSRTRVSEDGTHADAEVWIPVERVGG comes from the coding sequence GTGCTGGAGCGGCTCAATCAGGCCATGGACTACATCGAGGACCACCTCGATGAGCCGATCGACGCGGCCGAGTTGGCCCGTATCGCCATGACGTCGGAGTACCACTTCCGGCGGATGTTCTCCGCGCTGGCGGGCATCCCGCTCTCCGAATACATCCGCCGTCGGCGGCTGACGCTCTCGGGGGCCGAAGTACTCGCCGGGGAGCGGACGCTGCTCGATGTCGCGGTGCGGTACGGGTACAGCTCGGGCGAGGCGTTCGCGCGTGCCTTTCGCGCCGTGCACGGGGTCGGTCCCGGCGAGGCGCGGCGGACGGGTGCGGCGCTGCACTCCCAGCCGCGGATGTCCTTCCGGCTGATCGTCGAAGGGAGCAGCAGGATGCGGTACCGGGTAGTGGAGAAGGACGGGTTCAGGCTCGTGGGCAGGGGGACACAGGTCCCGCTGGTCTACGAGGGGATGAACCCGGCCATCGTGGAGTTCGTCAAGAGTATCGGCAGGGAGACGCTGGGGCGCTGGGAGGAGTATGCGGCCGGGGAGCCCGGCGGTGTCGTGGCCGCCGTCAGCAACCACTCCGCGGACGATGCGGAGGGCACCGAACTCGAGTACTTCCACGGGGTGGTGAGCGACGTGGAGGTGCCCGGGGCCTGGGAGAGCCTCGACATCGAGCCGGGGACTTGGGCGGTGTTCGAGTCCTCGGGCGAGTTCCCGCTGGCGGTGCAGTACCTCTGGCGGGATGTGTACACGCAGTGGTTCCCGTCGAACCCGTTCCGGAGCCGGCCGGGTCCGTCGCTCTCGCGTACGCGGGTGTCCGAGGACGGTACGCACGCGGACGCGGAGGTGTGGATTCCGGTGGAGCGGGTCGGCGGCTGA
- a CDS encoding LacI family DNA-binding transcriptional regulator: MTRKPADEQPVRRRTTLHDVAARAGVSAATVSRVLNGTYRVSAETQSRVRRAAEELDYVVNAQARSLVASSSGLVAVLVTDITAPFYNRIAKGLAEQVTAEGRVCILSTPQSGDLDGELATITTLRQQSPEAIVLVGGVHESPDYRKRIDGLAHSLDAEGSRLVLCGRPSPTKDTPATVVEYDGEAGAFAITSHLLSAGHERILFLGGGAGSTTTNPRVRGYRRALEAYGTTPDPALIAHGSSTRVFGYEEMTRILASGTPDFTAVFASDDLAASGVLAALRGHGLRVPDDISVVGFDDTPVALDTVPSLTTVHVPMEEIGRTAIQLALHRHEADFRNAQHAVLGTHITVRDSVRPLVHKRT, from the coding sequence GTGACGAGAAAACCGGCGGACGAGCAGCCGGTGCGACGGCGCACCACCCTGCACGACGTGGCCGCGCGTGCCGGTGTCTCCGCGGCCACGGTGTCCCGCGTCCTGAACGGCACGTACCGGGTGTCGGCCGAGACCCAGTCCCGCGTGCGCAGGGCAGCCGAGGAGCTGGACTACGTGGTGAACGCCCAGGCGCGCTCGCTCGTGGCCAGCTCCTCGGGGCTGGTCGCCGTCCTCGTCACCGACATCACAGCGCCCTTCTACAACCGCATCGCAAAGGGCCTGGCGGAACAGGTGACCGCGGAGGGCCGCGTGTGCATCCTCTCCACCCCGCAGTCCGGGGACCTGGACGGCGAACTCGCGACGATCACCACACTGCGCCAGCAGAGCCCGGAAGCCATCGTGCTCGTCGGAGGCGTCCACGAGTCACCGGACTACCGCAAGCGCATCGACGGCCTCGCCCACTCCCTCGACGCCGAGGGCTCCCGCCTCGTGCTCTGCGGCCGCCCCTCCCCCACCAAGGACACACCCGCGACGGTCGTGGAGTACGACGGCGAGGCCGGCGCATTCGCGATCACGAGCCATCTGCTGTCGGCGGGCCACGAGCGGATCCTCTTCCTCGGCGGCGGCGCGGGAAGCACCACCACCAATCCACGCGTACGCGGCTACCGGCGCGCCCTGGAGGCATACGGGACCACGCCCGACCCGGCCCTCATCGCCCACGGCAGCTCCACCCGCGTCTTCGGCTACGAGGAGATGACCCGCATCCTCGCCTCGGGGACACCGGACTTCACCGCCGTGTTCGCCTCCGACGACCTCGCCGCCTCCGGCGTACTCGCCGCCCTGCGCGGGCACGGCCTGAGAGTGCCGGACGACATCTCTGTCGTCGGTTTCGACGACACCCCCGTCGCCCTCGACACCGTGCCGTCGCTGACCACCGTCCACGTCCCCATGGAGGAGATCGGCAGAACCGCCATCCAACTGGCCCTCCACCGCCACGAGGCCGACTTCCGCAACGCCCAGCACGCCGTCCTGGGCACCCACATCACCGTCCGCGACTCGGTCCGGCCTCTGGTACACAAGCGCACCTGA